The DNA region CCGGGTCGGCATCTGCCCGCTCCATTGGTCGCGCCAGGGGGACACCTTTTATTTCGGCTCCGAGATCAAGGCGATCCTCGCCTCGGGCCATGTAAAAGCGGCGTGCGATCCGCGCGGGCTCGATCATATCTTCACTTTCTTCGCGATGGGAACCCGGCGCACGATGTTCGAGGGAATCTCGTGCGTGCTGCCCGGGCATTACCTCAAGATCCAATTTCGCGACAACGGCGATGCGGCCGATATCGTCGAACGGCAATACTGGGATCTCGACTTCCCGGACGCCGGCGACGAGTACGATCCGGAAGACCCGACGAAGCTCATCGACGAATTCGACGCTACGTTTCAACGAGCCGTCGAGGTGCGGTTGCGGGCCGATGTGCCGGTCGTCAGCTATCTGAGCGGCGGCATCGATTCGGCGATGGTGTTGTCGAACGTCGCCAAGATTCGGGGCAAGGGAATGCCGGCGTTTACGATTCGGATCGTGAACCCGCACCTGGATGAAACGAAGAAAGCGCGCGACGCCGCGCGGCACGTCGGCAGCGAGATGACGGTCGTGCATGTCGACGGTAAGGTGATCTCCGATGCTTATCCGAAGCTCGTCGCCGCGGCCGATTGCCCGGTCGTCGATACGGCTTGCGCATCGCTCTGGTGCTTGGCCCGCGAGGTTCACGATCAGGGTTATAAAGTCGCGCTGACGGGCGAAGGCTCCGACGAAGCGATGGCCGGTTATGTGTGGTTCAAGTCGAATAAGATCATGCGCTGGATGGACTTCGCAGGCTTCAAGCCGAGCGTGGCGATCAGTCGTGCGTTTCGGAAGATCACGAATCGCGGCGTGCCGTTTTCGGAGATGAGCCGCATCGATCGGATGATCGGCGGACCGCACGCGCAATCGGAGATGTACAACTTCGTCTCGCTGTCGCGGAATCGTTTTTACAGCCGCGAGCTGAAGGAAAAGCTCGGCACGCATTTGGCGTTCGAAGATTTGCCGCTCAATATGGAACGGATGCGGCGCTGGCACCCGCTCAATCGTTCGCTCTATATGGGCTATAAGACGATGCTCTGCGGCTTGCTGTTGAATCATAAGGGCGACCGCGTGGCGATGGCGAACAGCGTCGAGACGCGGTATCCGTTTCTCGACGACAACGTCATCAACTTGTGCGCGAAGGTGCATCCGCGCTGGAAGCTGCGACGAGCCCGCTTCGATAAGTATCTGCTTCGCCAAACGGCGACGCGCTACCTGCCGAGCGAGATCGCGCTGCGGCCGAAGGCGATGTTCCGCGCACCGTTCGCCGACAGCTTCTTCGGCAGCGCGCCGGATTTCGCCCATCAGCTGATGAGCGAGGAGTCGCTGCGCAAGACCGGTTACTTCGACGTCGAAGCGGTGCGGAAGCAGTTCCAGGCTTACGTGAGCGGCAACGCTTCGCGCAATAAATTCTTCACTGAGATGGGGATGATCAGCGTGCTCTCGACGCAGCTCTGGCACCATATGTATCTCGGCGGCGGATTGTGCGACCTGACGGACACGAACCCGCAACCGAAGGTCGATCGCCCGGAAGCGGCGCTGGTTTAAAGTAGTAGGCACGTTCCACGTGCCGTAACCACGTGCGCCTTTCCATCGCGACGCACGATCGCGCTCCATTCAGCGTTGTTCAGCCTCAGTTCAATAGCCCCGGATGCATATCCGGGGCGCGAGCCGTGTTCGTAGCTCAAAGCCGCTTGTGGCGGACGGCACGTGGAACGTGCCTGCTACTTTAGTCGTGCGCGCGGCAGGGCCGTGATCGCGCTGAAGTGCGGCGAGAAAAAGTTCGTGCATCGTCGCCCGAGTTCGGTCGGGCATCTTGTCGAAACGTACTCTGCGCAGAGCATTGCTCCCGACGCGGCTTCCTTCGCAAAGGAAGACGGGCCTCGGCGACGATGCACCGGACGACGCCCCAGGCAAGCGAAGCGTTCTTCTCCGGTTTGCAACCCTGAGAAGACCGTCGTGCAGGTTTCGATCCTCGTTTTACGTTCGCTGCGCGCTTCGCCTGAGCACATAGCGACCGAGGATCGCGAAGCGCGCCGGATCGCCGAAGCGATCCAGCACACACCGCAGGCCGGAAGCAGACACCGTGCGATCGTCAGATCGCAGGGTCGACCGGCGTTGCGCTGGACCGACATTCAAGTCGATTGCTTCGAGCCCGAGCGACGACAAGCGGCGCGGCACGAGCTGGAAATTTCCATCGCAATTCGTCGTTGCTCTTAAAGCAACGTGTCGAAACCTCGTAGAGGTCGGAGTCGCGTCCGCTTCACACGCACCCAACATCGCACTTCGCGACGACGATTTCAACGCGAAGAAGTAGGCCAAGTCTGCAAAGTAGCAGGCACGTTCCACGTGCCGTCCGCCACACACGACTCATCACAACCAACGCGGCTTCGTTCGCGCACGACGGAAACGGCCGGTTTACACCGGCCGCTCGCCTCGGACTAGCGCTGCCTACGTCCTGTCGATTTCGTCGTCGTGTCCGGTTCCGTCTCAAGCGAGGCCGCCGCCAGTTCGCGGCATTTGCGGGCGATGCCCGTCGGGTCGAGGCCGAGGTCGGCGAGTAGTTCGCCTCGTTCGCCATGTTCGACGTAGCTGTCAGGAATGCCGAGCCGATGCACGTTCACCGTCGACAGGCGGGCTTCGTTGGCTGATTCCAGTACGGCGCTGCCGAAGCCGGTCATCAGTTGGCCTTCTTCGACCGTCAGCACGAACGGCGACGTCGCCACCGCTTTCAAGATCACGTCGGTATCGAGCGGCTTGATGAAGCGGGCATTCACGACGCCGACGTCGAGGC from Planctomycetia bacterium includes:
- the asnB gene encoding asparagine synthase (glutamine-hydrolyzing), whose amino-acid sequence is MCGIAGIFDLRGKREPDRAALERMTQAILHRGPDEDGYFFAPGIGIGHRRLSIVGLSDGQQPIYNEDRTVAVMYNGELFDYPEQKAALEAKGHVFKTHSDTELLVHFYEEYGEGMFEHLHGQFAFAIVDTKKKVVLLARDRVGICPLHWSRQGDTFYFGSEIKAILASGHVKAACDPRGLDHIFTFFAMGTRRTMFEGISCVLPGHYLKIQFRDNGDAADIVERQYWDLDFPDAGDEYDPEDPTKLIDEFDATFQRAVEVRLRADVPVVSYLSGGIDSAMVLSNVAKIRGKGMPAFTIRIVNPHLDETKKARDAARHVGSEMTVVHVDGKVISDAYPKLVAAADCPVVDTACASLWCLAREVHDQGYKVALTGEGSDEAMAGYVWFKSNKIMRWMDFAGFKPSVAISRAFRKITNRGVPFSEMSRIDRMIGGPHAQSEMYNFVSLSRNRFYSRELKEKLGTHLAFEDLPLNMERMRRWHPLNRSLYMGYKTMLCGLLLNHKGDRVAMANSVETRYPFLDDNVINLCAKVHPRWKLRRARFDKYLLRQTATRYLPSEIALRPKAMFRAPFADSFFGSAPDFAHQLMSEESLRKTGYFDVEAVRKQFQAYVSGNASRNKFFTEMGMISVLSTQLWHHMYLGGGLCDLTDTNPQPKVDRPEAALV